The segment TGTGGTTTTTAATTGTTCCATCCCGGATGACTGCTGGAGTCATCGCGACACCAATAGCATGCTCATCCGTTGGCGTTAGGCGATTGGAAGATTCGTAGCCGCGATCCAATTCCAGAAGAGCTTGCGGATAGTCATCCGCTACTGTGAATCCATCGAGACGCTCAAGATTGATCCAGCGGCTCAACTCACGAGCATACTCGGCGAGCAGGTTGGCGAAATCGGTTGCTCGCTCGACTGAATCGAATGCACGGACACAGACCGGAATGCTGGGAGGTGCAGTCATGGGAGGATCTGCGACCTCTTCAACGTCCCTTCTTTCATGTGTAGTCAACTATCTTGGCCCCGGTGTGAAAGAACTATCCGTCTCATTTTTTGTATTCAATCCTACTGTGTAATGACCACCTTCAGCTTTTTTGAGAACAAGGAGGTCATAGGTCTTGAGCATATCCAATAATCCCGAATGTCCGTATGTTGTGGGAGAAAACGCAGGGTCAGTGCGCTTCAAATACTGACCCAAAGCACTTAGCCCAACTTTACCTTCGGAAGTATCGCTTGCAAGCAAGGACACGGCTTCAACGACAAATTTCGGGCGTCGTTTTACTACTGGTGTAGACTGTGCTTTAGCCGGATCAGGCTTCGCAGTGATTGCTTTGTTCCCGTTGTGTTCAGCTGCGTCTAAAGTCTGCTCCGCAGGCTGCCACTCGAAGAAGTGATCGGACGCATTTCGTAGAGCGTCAGGTGTCTTGACTTCACCAACAATACAAACGGTTGCCCCGCGTTCTCGCAGTTTCCTGCACAAATAGGCGAAATCGGAGTCACTCGTTACAAGACAAAAGTTATCGGCCCGGTGATCAAACATCGCTTCCAGCGCATCTAGAGCCAAAGCAATGTCGGCGGTGTTCTTGCCTGAGGCGTACTGGTATTGCAGGCAAGGAGTAAAGGCCAATCGAACCAATGCCTCCTGCCATTTATTCGCTAAAGTACTGTGATTTCCATAACCCCGGCGCAACACGACTCTCCCAAATTGTGCAACCACGCGAAGCGCAAATTCAAGAATTTCAGGGTTTGTATTGTCACAATCGACAAGGACCGCGACGCGAGATTCGTTGGGAAGGGAGGGGGCAACCATCTTTCATGCTCCTTGGATTGAAATCGACATGATATACGCACGTATTTTCAAGAGGAAAAGTGCATGGAATACAAATCACTGAGCATGTACGAGTAGCATCGGAGGCTGCTCGATAGAGATTCCGTTACGGCTAGCGCCCGACCAGATTGATGATGTAGTTCGGGAGGTGCCCCAACGGCTGCAATCGCCGATTTGCACGTGTAGGTCATCCGGCAGGTTTCAGAGTGAAGCGGCCCTTTGAACGTCAGCTATCCGGCAAGGATAAACTTCCGCTCCTGGCCGGTTGCCGACGGCCGCCATCCTGCATCCAGTGACTGCTTTCCGCAGCGTAGCGGTCGGTCAGGCGCGAAGATTGACATCCCCGGCCGAATGGCCGCTTACGCGCTGACCGCCCCAGGCCAACATCCGCTTCGGAGAAGAATCTCCACCGTTTGCTCCTAGCCGACTGCACTCCTTCGACATGATGCCAGAAAGCGGCCACACGTTTTCAACTCCGATTCCGTATGCGTTTCCGGAGGTTAAGGGCAACTCAAAATGCCTGTGTATGGACTATCATGTAATGGCTTAGCCTGCCCTTTACCCATAAATCTGGCTACCCTAAGCGTCTCTGATTGAGACAA is part of the Candidatus Hydrogenedentota bacterium genome and harbors:
- a CDS encoding NYN domain-containing protein, encoding MVAPSLPNESRVAVLVDCDNTNPEILEFALRVVAQFGRVVLRRGYGNHSTLANKWQEALVRLAFTPCLQYQYASGKNTADIALALDALEAMFDHRADNFCLVTSDSDFAYLCRKLRERGATVCIVGEVKTPDALRNASDHFFEWQPAEQTLDAAEHNGNKAITAKPDPAKAQSTPVVKRRPKFVVEAVSLLASDTSEGKVGLSALGQYLKRTDPAFSPTTYGHSGLLDMLKTYDLLVLKKAEGGHYTVGLNTKNETDSSFTPGPR